A single region of the Indicator indicator isolate 239-I01 chromosome 3, UM_Iind_1.1, whole genome shotgun sequence genome encodes:
- the LOC128980937 gene encoding LOW QUALITY PROTEIN: hematopoietic lineage cell-specific protein-like (The sequence of the model RefSeq protein was modified relative to this genomic sequence to represent the inferred CDS: substituted 1 base at 1 genomic stop codon) — protein sequence MWKAAVGHDVSVKVEAQGDDWDTDPDFVNDISEKEQRWGAKTIEGSGRAEHIDIHQLRSKVSEEHEVIKKKELETGPKASYGYGGKFGTERDRMDKCAVGHEYVADVGKHSSQTDAAQGFGGKFGVQRDRADKSALGFEYKGEVEKHSSQKDYSKGFGGRYGVERDKVDKAAVGFDYKSQAEKHDSQKDYSVGFGGKFGVQRDRQDKSALGWDHQEEIQPHASQTDYAKGFGGRYGVQKDRVDKSAAGFDEMAAPTSSYEKTRPQEAGASGGTSSLRSRFENMAKAAEEESRRQAQEERLRRQARDXGDLMAFLQQDIPQRQKNHTAPAVPAAPAVPARVPRNAAQDRPVSQEEQEAKREDEETPPVLPPRPADLSEELGQIPSQDQPIYSESLDVGGDYEELLEEPSDYCDGTSGGADYEELPAPLEKPDAIYDDGGDGGDGGEDYEEILPTQPSQSQPYLEDTDNVYEMEGSGTCAVALYDFQGDGDDEISFDPDDTITHIEMVDEGWWRGQCRGRVGLFPANYVKLLQ from the exons ATGTGGAAAGCAGCTGTGGGCCACGACGTGTCGGTGAAGGTTGAGGCTCAGGGAGACGACTGGGACACTGACCCTGACTTCGTG AACGACATCTCCGAGAAGGAGCAGCGCTGGGGAGCCAAAACCATCGAGGGCTCCGGACGGGCCGAGCACATCGA CATCCATCAGCTGAGGAGCAAGGTGTCAGAGGAACATGAGGTGATCAagaagaaggagctggagactGGCCCCAAGGCCTCCTATGGCTATGGGGGCAAATTTGGCACAGAGCGGGACCGGATGGATAAG TGTGCTGTGGGCCATGAGTACGTGGCTGATGTTGGGAAGCACTCCTCACAgactgatgcagcccagggcttCGGGGGGAAGTTTGGAGTCCAGCGGGACCGAGCTGACAAG TCAGCTCTGGGCTTCGAATACAAGGGTGAGGTGGAGAAACACTCGTCCCAGAAAG ATTACTCCAAGGGCTTTGGTGGCCGTTATGGTGTGGAGAGGGACAAGGTGGACAAAGCAGCTGTGGGATTCGACTACAAGAGCCAGGCAGAGAAGCACGACTCACAGAAag ACTACTCTGTGGGCTTTGGTGGGAAGTTTGGGGTCCAGAGGGATCGTCAGGACAAGAGCGCCCTTGGCTGGGACCATCAGGAGGAAATCCAGCCTCATGCTTCCCAGACAG ATTATGCCAAGGGATTTGGAGGTCGTTATGGGGTCCAGAAGGACAGGGTGGATAAG AGTGCTGCAGGCTTTGACGAGatggcagctcccacctcctcCTATGAGAAGACAAGACCACAGGAGGCAG GAGCTTCTggtggcaccagcagcctgcggTCCCGCTTTGAAAACatggcaaaggcagcagaggaggagagcaggaggcaggcccaggaggagaggctgaggcgcCAGGCA AGGGACTGAGGGGATCTGATGGCTTTCCTCCAGCAGGACATCCCACAGAGACAGAAGAACCACACAGCaccagctgtgcctgctgcaccagctgtgccagcaagGGTGCCCAGGAACGCTGCCCAAGACAGGCCTGTGTCACAAGAAGAACAG GAGGCCAAAAGGGAGGATGAGGAAACACCACCTGTTTTGCCACCAAGACCAGCAGATCTGAGTGAGGAGCTGGGCCAGATCCCCAGCCAGGATCAGCCCATCTACAGTGAGAGTTTGGATGTTGGTGGGGACTATGAGGAGCTCCTAGAGGAGCCCTCTGACTACTGTGATGGTACCAGTGGAGGAGCTGACTatgaggagctgccagcacccTTGGAAAAGCCAGATGCCATCTATGatgatggaggagatggaggagatggaggtgaaGACTATGAGGAGATCctccccacacagcccagccagAGCCAGCCCTACCTGG AGGACACAGACAATGTTTATGAGATGGagggctctgggacctgtgCAGTGGCTCTCTACGATTTCCAAGGAG ATGGAGATGATGAGATCTCTTTTGATCCTGATGACACCATCACACACATCGAGATGGTGGATGAAGGCTGGTGGAGGGGACAATGCAGGGGCAGAGTAGGCCTCTTCCCAGCAAATTATGTGAAGCTTCTTCAGTGA